CGTTACTGGTTTCCCCAGTTaccccccgttactggtcaccccagttgcCCCCCATttcccggcgggggcgggggcgccgccctgcccaccccccctcccggtgccgcccccccggggcgggTCCCGCTGCGCCCAGAGGCTGCGgtgaggggcgcggggggcgctgaggggcgcggggggggctgAGGCCGCGGtgtggggcgcggggggggcccAGAGGCTGCGGtgtggggcgcggggggggctgaggggcgcggggggggctgAGGCCGCGGtgtggggcgcggggggggccatggggcgcGGTGCGGTGCTGGTGGCCGTCGCCTACGcggggctgctgctcctgggcgCGCTGGGGCTGCGGGCGCTGGAGGGgagccccgggaccccccgaaaccccgggacccccaacgCCTCTGAGTGGGACCTCGCCACCGCCCTCCTCTTCGTCACCACCCTCCTCACCACCGTGGGTAaggccggcccccccccccccgccccgggacccccccgggaccccccggaggtctgggacccccccaggactcccctctgcaccccaaaccaaccccctgcacccatgtaccccaggaccccctgcaccccaggacccccctctGCAGCCGAGGACCCCCTGATCCCCAGAACCCCCATggaccccaggacccccagaacccccaaatccccaggaccccctctgcaccccaggacccccctctgcaccccaggacccccgtGCACCTCCTGATCCCCAgaaccccaccccacaccccaaaacccccccccTACACCCCAGGactgccccctgcaccccaaaccacccccctgcaccccatgtACCCCAGGAACCCCATGCAACCCCtgatccccaggacccccaaatccccaggaccccccccgcaccccaggacccccagaaCCCCCTGATCCACaggacccccaaatccccaggacccccaggacccccgaaatccccaggacccccaggaccccctgatccccaggacccccagtaCCCCCgaaatccccaggacccccaggaccccccaaatccccaggaccccccctcTGCACTGAAGGACCCCAAGGACCCCCTGATCCCCAGGACTCCCAAAATCCCCATGACCCCCACGCGTCCCCCTTCACCCCagaacccccaaatccccaggacccccctctgcaccccaggaaCCCCATGGACCCCCTGATCCACagaacccccaaatccccaggaccccccaaatccccaggacccccacgAGTCCCCCTTCACCCCacaacccccaaatccccaggactcccctctgcaccccaggacccccgtGCACCTCCTGATCCCCAgaaccccaccccacaccccaaacccccccctaCACCCCAGGactgccccctgcaccccaaaccacccccctgcaccccatgtACCCCAGGACCCACATGCAACCCCtgatccccaggaccccccaaatccccaggacccccccgcaccccaggacccccagaaccccctgatccccaggacccccaaaatCCCTATGACCCCTACGAGTCCCCCttcaccccaggacccccaaatccccacgacccccctctgcaccccaggacccccatagaccccctcatccccagaaccccccaaatccccaggacccccaggaccccccaaatccccaggaccccccctctgcaccccaggacccACATGGACCCCCTGATCCCCAGAACCCCAAAATCCCCACAACCCCCACGAGTCCCCCTTCACCGCaggaccccccaaatccccaggaccccccccgcaccccaggACCCACATGCACCCCCtgatccccaggacccccaaaatCCCTATGACCCCTACGAGTCCCCCTTCACCCCacaacccccaaatccccacgacccccctctgcaccccaggaaCCCCGTGCAGCCCCTGATCCCCagaacccccaaacccccaggacccccttctgcaccccaggacccccaggaccccctgatccccaggacccccacaATCCCCCTTcaccccagaaccccccaaatccccagcaccccccccgcaccccatccctccccttacaccccatccccccccatTCACCCCAGAACGCCCCCAACCCCCAAGCCTAGCCTGGGCATTGGGGTCCAGCAGGTTGAAAGGTGTCACCCCACTTcaaaccaccccccccccaccccccgccccccagggtACGGCTCGGTGGCCCCCCTCTCGGCGGGGGGCAGAGCCTTCTGCGCCGCCTACGCCGCGGTGGGCGTCCCCGCCACCATGCTGACGTTGACGGCGGCGGTGGGACGCTTGACGGGTCCTTTGGTCGACCGCCCCCGGTTGTACCTCCAGGCGCGTTGGGGTTACAGCCGGCGGGGGGCCGCCCGCGCCCACTGCCTGGCGACGGCggggctggttttgggggggctggtgCTTCTCCCCGCCGCCGGCTTCTACCTCGCCGAAGGCGACTGGACCTACTTGGACGCCGTCTACTTTTGCGTCATCTCCCTTTGCACCATCGGCTTGGGGGACCTCGTCCCGGCCGAGCGACCGGGTCACCCGTTGAGGCAACTCTACCAAATCGCCGTAGCCGGTGAGCGGAGTTTTGGGGCGCCCCcgtcacccccacccccacaaacCCTTCCGACGGGGCGTCGAGGCTGACCCCTTGCCAcccgccgcccccaccccgccgccaGCGTACCTGCTCTTGGGCTTGGTGGGCGTCTTGCTGTTGGCTCAAGCCTTCCGGCGGTTGGCCGAGCTCCACGGCGTCGCCGGCGTGTCGCCGCCGGCTGCCGGCGCCGGAGAAGGCGCCGCGTTGTTGGAGGGGGCGAGGGACGGGCTGAAAGCGGttcggggccggggggcggtcAACGGGTAGGACCGAAGgtacccccccgccccccccactgatggggtgggggggggggcaccgcGAGGCaccggggggcaccggggggcaCCGCGAGGCACCGGGGGCACtggagggcactggggggcactgggggacacCGCGAGGCACCGGGGGCACTGGAGGGCAccggggggcacaggggggcactgggggacacCGCGAGGCCCCACGAGAcactggggggcacaggggggcacCACAAGGCCCCATGagacactggggggcactgggggacactggggggcactgggggacacCGTGAGGCCCAACGAGGGCTCGCAAGacactgggggtcactgggggacGCCATGAGGCCCCACGAAGGCCTGCAagacactggggggcactggggggacactggggggcaccGCAAGGCCCCACGAGAcactggggggcacaggggggcactgggggagaCCGCGAGGCCCCACGagacactggggggcactggggggcaccgcGAGGCCCCACGagacactggggggcactgggggggcacgggggggcacCGCGAGGCCCCACGAgacactgggggacactgggggggcacttgggggggcactggggggcaccgTGAGGCCCCACGAGACactgggggagcactgggggggcactggggggcaccgcGAGGCCCCACGAGACACTGGGGGGCACCGCGAGGCCCCACGAGAcactggggggcaccggggggcaCCACAAGGCCCCATGagacactggggggcactgggggacactgggggcactgggggacacCGTGAGGCCCAACGAGGGCTCGCAagacactgggggcactgggggacgCCATGAGGCCCCACGAAGGCCTGCAagacactggggggcactggggggacactggggggcaccGCAAGGCCCCACGAGAcactggggggcacaggggggcactgggggacacCGCGAGGCCCCACGagacactggggggcactgggggggcactggggggcactggggggcaccgcGAGGCCCCACGagacactgggggggcactggggggcactggggggcaccgcGAGGCCCCACGagacactggggggcactggggggcaccgTGAGGCCCCACGagacactgggggggcactggggggcaccgcGAGGCCCCACGagacactggggggcactggggggcactggggggcaccgcGAGGCCCCACGCGAcactggggggcaccggggggcaccatggggtggggctgggggggcattAAAAGGGCGCCCAAAGCACGTTGGCGTCACCCAATGGTTGGcttttctttggggggggggggggagggaaggaccCAGGGGTCCGGTTTCCGATGGCGACCACCCAtttttggggggctgggaggggcgtGGGGTGGTATTTGGGGGGGCCAGACTGAGGTGGGGGGCCCAATTCTATGATGGGGTGTCtcagtgctggggggggggtccctaaACCCATGGGGGGGTCTCAAGGCCGTGGGGGGCGTCCTAGTGCCAAGGGGGGTCCCAATCCCATGGGGGGGGTCCGAAGCCCATGGGGGGGTCCCCATCTTAAAGGGGGGGTCCCCAGTGCCAGGGGGGTTGTAAACCCATCAGGGGGGTCCCTAATCccatggggggggtcccagtgTTGAGGGGGGTCCCAAgcccatgggggggggggtcccagggctgggggaggggtcCCAGTCCCATTGGAGGGGGTCTAAATTCTAAGGGGGGGGTCCTAATCCCAAGGAGGGGGGGTCCTAGTCCCGACGGGGGACACCAGTGCCGCATGAGACAACCCCACTGGGTCCAACACCCTTTGGGGGGGGCGGTCCTGGGGGCACCCAAATACCCCCAAAAATGGAGGGGAGGGGCTAAAGACACCCCCCGCCCAGGCACCCTGATTTTATAGAAAACCTTTATTCTGTAAAAgtaggtgggggggggggggtgtgtcccCAAACCAcgccgcccccccgggggtgggggggatgcaTTACCACGGCACCCCAGTggggtggcggggcgggggggggggcgcgacACACAGCTGGGTGCCActgagcacccatgggtgcccccgcAGTGGTCCGGGAGGGGGGCAGgatgcccccccgccccctcccccccccccccggatcctatatatatatatatatatatatacagagaCAATAAATAGAGGCGGGGGTCCTCaggcgcgggggggcgcgggcaggcagcgggggggggggcagcgccggCGCGTGCCCGGGGGGGCACAGGCAGCGGAAGGAGCCGGGGGTGTTCAGGCAGCGGCCGGGCAGGCACAGGGGGGCCTGCGAGCACTCGTCGATGTCTgggggggggccgtgggggggtGTTatgggtgtggggtgggggggtatggggagggggagggctggggaagggggtttggggctggggagggggactgggggcagaggaggggggctggggaggggggctgggggcaggggagggggtctgggagcaggggaaggggtcagggtgctgggggggggggggtacgGGTGCAGGTGCGGGGTATCAGGGTGGTGAGGGGGGGTCCGGGTGCGGGGTGGGgtgtcagggtgctggggggggggtccgggggcggGGGTCTCACCGACGCAGTCCAGCCGGGCGGGGTCCAGCCGATACCCCGCGTCGCAGTCGCAGGTGAAGCCGTCGGGCACCCGCACGCAGCGCCCGTGGTGGCACCCGCTGAGCACCCCGCACTCCTCCGCCCCCcctgcggcggggagggggcgtcAGGGCGGGGGGGTCGCCCCCttcaccccccccccgcgccccgaaAACTCACcggcatcctcctcctcctcctcctcctcctcctcctcctcctcctcctcctcctcctcctcctcgctgaaCCCCCCCGTCCCGTGGGGTTGGTAGGACcagggggagccggggggggggtcggggggctcgTAGCGGGGTCCCCGGGGTCGGTGGGCGAGGGGGCGCCGGGGGTCCTCGAAATCCTCGCCTTCATAGCGGGGGGGGGCGTAGAGAGCGTCCCCCCGGGGGTCGTaaccccccgccagccccccgaAACCGTAAGGGTCGTAGTCGGAAcggagagccggggggggcACGCGGGGCCCCCCGAAAACGTCGGGGCCGTAAGGGAGGCCGTAAGGGGGGGCGAAGTCGGGGGCGTATTCGTAGGaagggggggcgcggggggggccgTAGCTGGGGGGGCGCAGCACGTTGCAGAGGAACTCGAAGTCATCGGGGGGGGGGGTAAAAGGAGAAGGTGGTtttgggggacccccccccgatGCAGGCTGCGGGGGGGATGGGGGTTCTCCAtcacctgggaccccccccctccAATAACCAGGGGGGGCTACAAGGGAAAACTTCCCCCCCCCATCCTTGTGGGGCTGTAGGGATGCAAAGGGGGCCCGTTATTGGGGGGCTACAAGGGGTCCCCCCATCACTGAGGGGCTACAAGGGGCCCCCCCCATCAttgaggggctgtggggataCAGGGGGCCTCAATAATTGGGGGGGCTACGAGGGGTCCCCCCCATCCTCACGCCCCCCATTCCCATGGGGTCaatggggctgcaggagggtcTCCCatcacagagctgctgggcggggggggtcccacactgcagggagggggatgccaccccggcacccaccagtatgggggtggggggggttctggggtgcggggggggtcACCTGAGTGGCGGGCGGGGCAGAGGGCGCAGTCCATGCCCCAGGCCTGCCCGTACAGGCAGCAGCACTCGGTGTAGGTGACCTGCCTGTCCAGCCGGGGTCTGCCGCACACCAGGTCGACCCCCACCTCCTGCCAACACACCGCCTGCGCAGCATCTGTTtcgggggggagggaggggggcacagTCAGGccggggctcaggggcaggcaggggcaggcaggggctcaggggcaggcaggggcaggcaggggctcaggggcaggcaggggctcaggggcaggcaggggcaggcaggggctcaggggcaggcaggggcaggcaggggcaggcaggggcaggcaggggctcaggggcaggcaggggcaggcaggggcaggcaggggctcaggggcaggcaggggcaggcaggggcaggcaggggcaggcaggggctcaggggcaggcaggggcaggcaggggcaggcaggggcaggcaggggctcaggggcaggcaggggcaggcaggggctcaggggcaggcaggggctcaggggcaggcaggggcaggcaggggctcaggggcaggcagggacaggcaggggcaggcaggggcaggcaggggctcaggggcaggcaggggcaggcaggggcaggcaggggctcaggggcagtcaggggcaggcaggggcaggcaggggctcaggggcaggcaggggcaggcaggggcaggcaggggctcaggggcaggcaggggctcaggggcaggcaggggcaggcaggggcaggcaggggcaggcaggggctcaggggcaggcaggggcaggcagggacaggcaggggcaggcaggggcaggcaggggctcaggggcaggcaggggcaggcaggggcaggcaggggcaggcaggggctcaggggcaggcaggggcaggcaggggcaggcaggggcaggcaggggctcaggggcaggcaggggctcaggggcaggcaggggcaggcaggggctcaggggcaggcaggggcaggcaggggcaggcaggggcaggcaggggctcaggggcaggcaggggcaggcaggggcaggcaggggcaggcaggggctcaggggcaggcaggggcaggcaggggcaggcaggggctcaggggcaggcaggggcaggcaggggctcaggggcaggcaggggctcaggggcaggcaggggcaggcaggggcaggcaggggctcaccCACGCACTGCAGGTGCTCCTGCTCGTAGTAGTAGCCGCTGGGGCAGTAGCAGCTGAAGCCGGGGGCGGCGTTGAGGCAAACCCCCCCCCGGCAGAGCTGGGGCCCGAAGAGCTGGCACTCGTCCACGTctgggggcacggggggcgTCAGGGGGGCCCCGCGGGacggggggccccggggggaccccggcgggcgcgggggggccgcggcgggcagcACTCACCTGCCGGCGAGCCCTGGGGACCCTCGGCGGTGCGGCCCTGCCCGTGCGGGCAGATGGCGAGGTGGgcctctggggtggggggcgtcAGCGACGGGGGTCCTGCCGGGGCCCCCCCGAACCCTGCCGGCGGCCCCCGACCCCCGCCGTGCACCCCAAGCCATCAaggggcaccccaaaccctgccggggcaccctgacccctgCCCATGCACCCCATACCCTGCCCATGCACCCCATACCCTGCCGGGGGCCCCCGACCCCCGCCGTGCACCCCAAGCCATCAAGGGGCACCACGACCCCCGCCGTGCACCCCATACCCTTAAtgggcaccccaaaccctgctggggcaccctgacccctgCCCATGCACCCCATACCCTGCCGGGGGCCCCCGACCCCCGCCGTGCACCCCAAACCCTCTcggggcaccctgacccccactGTGCACCCCAATCCCCGCCCGAGCACCCCAATCCCCACCCGAGCACCCCAATCCCCGCCCAAGCACCCCAAtccctgcccgtgccccccaATCCCTGCCCGAGCACCCTAAACCCTGCCCGTGACCCCCAACCCTGCCCGagcaccccaaaccctgcccgtaccccccaaccctgccctAGCCCCCAACCCTGCCCGTGCCCTCCAATCCTGCCCGtgccccccaaccctgcccaagcacccccaaccctgcccgAGCACCCCAAtccctgcccgtgccccccaaccctgcccaagcaccccaaccctgcccgtgccccccaAACTCTCCCATGCACCCCCCAACCacgcccgggacccccccccagcgcACCCATACATAGGGCCGAACCCCCCGGAGGCGCGGGGGCCACCCCGCGGAGGGGCCGGCtgggtgcggggcgggggcgcgggggggtccCGTACCGGTGCCGGGGGTCGGGCAGGGCCGCGCGGGGCAGTGGGTGCCCCAcgcccagcccaggctgcagcagcagcgctcCCGGCTGACGTTGGGTGCCAGCACCCCGCaagccctgctgaagcaggcGGCGCCTTCGGGGGGGGCCCGCGGCGGGCtttggggggccgggggggtcaCGCATCGCCCCGGCACGGGGTCGAACTCGTCGCGGGTGTcggggcagaggcagaggaaggagccTTCCACGTTCTCGCACCGTTCGGCCCCGCAGACGCCCCGCAGCGTCTCGCACTCGTCCACATCTCCAAAAACGCATCGGgggtttctgttaattttttctcttttttggggggcgggggcgggtttttgggggtccccccccgctataattaatttagccttcaacggCATTTCAATCAAAGTGTACAATTTATTGagtagagacaagcaagcagcgctggatgcacgggggatccttccgcctaacgcgcatcccgtcatacaaaattacagggtttatattcagttacttaattaataacaattagtaaaaacacgcctaagtttacgCTCACTGGTCAGTGAtgagcatcccacttgccgttgggcagccgtagttaaattagccacgcttgccatgtagattagcccgcgtgctctttacgggtgtggggggcaagtctttttggtcacccccctttgcagcagggtgcCTCCGCTGTTAGTCCCTGAAGGTcaactgaattgtatctttttgAGGAGGACGCCCTCCCGACCGGCCCAAGCACCATCTCAggcgccagcccccccagttatCTGATCAATTTTGGGTCGCGCTTTTGTCTTCACCATCAACCCAAACCGCCAGTCAACACTGCAACCACTCAGACAGGTAACAAGTCAATTGTCCGGCCCTCGGTTACACCAGCACCAACAGACCGGTCAGatgctagagggtcacacttccccgtgtgactctagcattgctccatattgacacgaatcagatgagCACATTTtacaccccccgccccccaggacCCGCCCGCACCCACGCAGCCGTGGCCGTGGCGGGCGCTCTCGTAGCCGGGGTCGCAGACGCACTGGAAGGAGCCCGGCAGGTTGCGGCAGGCGGCGTGAGCCCCGCACAGCGTCCCGTTGGAGCACTCGTCCGCGTCTGTGGGGCACAAacgggggggggttggggagggggggggtcccccggggGTGACAcacacgccccccgcccccccccgcaaCACCCCAAATACCCGCAAcaccccgccccggcgcggggctccgggctctctgctctgctgtgcgatggggcagtggggggctgcgccctccccccctccccccaacccaCGGACACCCCGTGCCCCACGGACCCCCCGCGACCCATGGAACCCCTGCGCCCCACGGaccccccgcgccccacggCTCCCCTGCACCCTCCAGCCCCTTTgtgccccccggcccctctgcgccccccggcccctctgcGCACAGCGCAGGCGTGCAACCGCGCGCGTGCATCATGGCATGCCGACACGCCGCGGCGCGTGCTTGCACCCCCACACGCACTCAGCCTTCCGTGCGACCACACGCGTGTGcacaccccgccccgcccccacccgctgagacacccacccccccccacccccctgccccaaacccccccataCCTGGGCCTGGCCCCTCGTGGGGGGGcacggtggggaggggggccaGCAGCCCCTGCGTGGGTCGTGGCACCACAATGAcctcgggggcgggggggcctcTCGGGGACCGACGGTGGCCTCTCGGGGACCAGCGCCCCAATGGACTCTGCACCCCTAAACACAGCCGCTGTGACACTGGGGAGGGGCTCCCCGCtgtcccacccccaccccaagtgggggcgtgcccccccccccaaaaaccacacagccccccccgccctttttttccccctttttcacTCTATTTTTTACCATAAACACGAAAATGCTGAGGCAGCACCAGCTCAGCACCACGTAGTAAGCGCTGCGGCCGAAAACGAGCCCGGCGATGAGGCCCAGATTCATCCTGCCGGGAACAAGGGGGGGGGGATTATTGGGGTGCAaacccccccccctttttctaaCCCACCCCccctaaaaaaaccaaccctctcACCCCACATATTTGTAGCCGACGAAGGCGATGAGGTCGATGGTGGTGAGGCTGGTGTTGACGGCGAGGAGGTAGAGGCTGAGGAGGATGGCCAGAACCTCCACGATGAGCCAGGCCAGCGCCGAGCTCGCCTGCAAGCCCAGGCTGTCGGGGGAGAACCTGGGGGGGGGCCGCGCCCCAAATTGGGTGGGGGGTGCCCCACAGCCTtgcctgcaccccccacccTTCGTTTTTAGGGTAGggacccgcccccccccggctgccccagggCGGGGAGAAGGGCCTGACCTGTTTTGGGTGCCCAGCACCAAGCAGGCGACGAGGATGTAGGTGATGAAGGCCATTGCtgcggggggggacacggggatgtcattggggggggtcccccgggggggaaatggggggctggggg
This region of Phalacrocorax carbo chromosome 31 unlocalized genomic scaffold, bPhaCar2.1 SUPER_31_unloc_1, whole genome shotgun sequence genomic DNA includes:
- the LOC135310767 gene encoding uncharacterized protein LOC135310767, whose product is MTPGPARASSVAMATPGRAGDAILRPGTAASSPPPFQPPRFRSPANHSGGAPATSDEVANRGGGCGEPRDAEAEVGDVEMEPDGATRHPPKRRLPATAPRMADPHPLFGDTSAAGGGGAQPGRGYGAPPAAAAASRDPPAAAFLGEPVSSLAMAYGSSLASQGRDIMDRNVSGGGTRHGGAPWPVTGTPHGPLTLRRLLLDRFIPVGRLKYYFAVDTAYVGRKLGLLIFPFAHPDWQVRYQQDTPVAPRFDVNAPDLYIPTMAFITYILVACLVLGTQNRFSPDSLGLQASSALAWLIVEVLAILLSLYLLAVNTSLTTIDLIAFVGYKYVGMNLGLIAGLVFGRSAYYVVLSWCCLSIFVFMVKNRVKKGEKKGGGGCVVFGGGGTPPLGSREPGAPRRGGVLRVFGVLRGGAGGVCVTPGGPPPSPTPPRLCPTDADECSNGTLCGAHAACRNLPGSFQCVCDPGYESARHGHGCVDVDECETLRGVCGAERCENVEGSFLCLCPDTRDEFDPVPGRCVTPPAPQSPPRAPPEGAACFSRACGVLAPNVSRERCCCSLGWAWGTHCPARPCPTPGTEAHLAICPHGQGRTAEGPQGSPADVDECQLFGPQLCRGGVCLNAAPGFSCYCPSGYYYEQEHLQCVDAAQAVCWQEVGVDLVCGRPRLDRQVTYTECCCLYGQAWGMDCALCPARHSGDGEPPSPPQPASGGGPPKPPSPFTPPPDDFEFLCNVLRPPSYGPPRAPPSYEYAPDFAPPYGLPYGPDVFGGPRVPPPALRSDYDPYGFGGLAGGYDPRGDALYAPPRYEGEDFEDPRRPLAHRPRGPRYEPPDPPPGSPWSYQPHGTGGFSEEEEEEEEEEEEEEEEEEEDAGEFSGRGGGVKGATPPP
- the LOC135310775 gene encoding potassium channel subfamily K member 6-like → MGRGAVLVAVAYAGLLLLGALGLRALEGSPGTPRNPGTPNASEWDLATALLFVTTLLTTVGYGSVAPLSAGGRAFCAAYAAVGVPATMLTLTAAVGRLTGPLVDRPRLYLQARWGYSRRGAARAHCLATAGLVLGGLVLLPAAGFYLAEGDWTYLDAVYFCVISLCTIGLGDLVPAERPGHPLRQLYQIAVAAYLLLGLVGVLLLAQAFRRLAELHGVAGVSPPAAGAGEGAALLEGARDGLKAVRGRGAVNG